In Plasmodium falciparum 3D7 genome assembly, chromosome: 6, the following proteins share a genomic window:
- a CDS encoding ATP-dependent RNA helicase HAS1, producing MMDDDNDYNTMKNSNDNNLKKTKKNSIIKKKKKKKKKEILENKDSNIDNLKNENYRSESEAESESTNDSVSLNNIEEDNELNENSENNENNENDEDNKNNKNNENNENTSSEEICDHDKNDKTYTDEIKSNNSDHNNNNSKEHFYSELKFEELNICDALKKGLKELNFVTLTEIQAKCIPHFLSGKDILGAAKTGSGKTLAFLVPSINILYNIKFLPKNGTGVLIISPTRELCLQIYQVCKDLCKYIPQTNGIIIGGMSRNEEKKKFIHGINILIATPGRLLDHMQNTKEFIYKNLICLIIDEADRLLQIGFEEEINLIIKRLPKKRQTALFSATQTTKVESLIRLSLQKPIFIEVTTKIATVERLQQGYALVDEDKRFLLLFTFLKKNMSKKIMVFFNNCMSVQFYNDLLNYIDIPTYCIHGKKKQNKRLKSFHDFSAAKCAILLCTNVAARGLDIPNVNYIIQYDPPDDSKEYIHRVGRTCRGQDSNGSAIIFLMKHELKFLNYLKFYNIPINQFAYDPNKLINIQSHIQSIVTKNFHLHKMAREAFKSYLNGYITYALKDVFDVNNLNLLLTSKNFGLEVPPKVDLNLKLNVKKKKFK from the exons atgatggatgatgataatgattataatacaatgaaaaattcaaatgataataatttgaaaaaaaccaaaaaaaacagtataataaaaaagaaaaaaaagaaaaagaaaaaagagattttagaaaataaagataGTAATATAGATaacttaaaaaatgaaaattatagaaGCGAATCAGAAGCAGAAAGTGAAAGTACTAATGACAGTGTTTCATTGAACAATATAGAAGAAGATAAcgaattaaatgaaaatagcgaaaataatgaaaataacgAAAATGacgaagataataaaaataataaaaataatgaaaataatgaaaatactTCAAGTGAAGAAATTTGTGAccatgataaaaatgataaaacatACACAGACgaaataaaaagtaataacagtgatcataataataacaattcaAAAGAACACTTTTATAGTGAATTAAAAtttgaagaattaaatatatgtgatgCATTAAAAAAAGgtttaaaagaattaaatttTGTTACATTAACAGAAATTCAAGCTAAATGCATTCCTCATTTTTTAAGTGGAAAAGATATTTTAGGAGCTGCTAAAACGGGGTCCGGAAAAACATTAGCTTTTCTTGTACcttcaataaatatattatataatataaaatttttaccTAAAAACGGTACAGGtgttttaataatatcacCCACTAGAGAATTGTGTCTTCAGATTTATCAAGTTTGTAAAgatttatgtaaatatataccaCAAACGAATGGAATAATTATTGGTGGTATGAGtagaaatgaagaaaaaaaaaaatttattcatggaataaatattttaatagcAACACCAGGAAGATTATTAGATCATATGCAAAATACAaaagaatttatttataaaaacttAATATGTTTAATCATTGATGAAGCTGATAGATTGTTACAAATTGGATTTGAAGAAgaaattaatttaattataaagagGTTACCAAAAAAAAGACAAACAGCCTTATTTTCAGCAACACAAACTACAAAAGTAGAAAGCTTAATTAGACTTTCTTTACAAAAACCAATATTTATAGAAGTTACTACAAAAATTGCAACCGTTGAAAGATTACAACAAGGATATGCTTTAGTTGATGAAGACAAAagatttcttttattatttacatttcttaaaaaaaatatgtctaaaaaaattatggtcttttttaataattgcATGTCAGTTCAATTTTACAATGACTTACTtaattatattgatataCCTACATATTGTATacatggaaaaaaaaaacaaaataaaagattAAAAAGTTTTCATGATTTCTCAGCTGCAAAATGTGCCATCTTATTATGTACAAATGTAGCTGCTAGAGGTCTTGATATACCAaatgttaattatataatacagtATGATCCACCTGATGATTCCaaagaatatatacataGAGTTGGAAGAACATGTAGAGGACAAGATTCAAATGGATCAGCCATTATTTTTCTAATGAAACATGAATTGAAAttcttaaattatttaaagttTTATAATATACCAATAAATCAATTTGCTTATGACCCAAACAaacttataaatatacaatccCATATACAATCTATTGTAACCAAAAATTTTCATCTGCACAAGATGGCAAGAGAGGCATTCAAATCATATTTGAAC GGTTATATAACTTATGCATTAAAAGACGTATTCGATGTGAACAACCTGAATCTCCTTTTGACTTCCAAAAATTTTGGATTAGAAGTTCCACCAAAAGTTGActtaaatttaaaattaaatgtcaaaaaaaaaaaatttaaataa
- a CDS encoding tetratricopeptide repeat protein, putative has product MGAFGSKNLEYYNYASMKLLEVENYENDEELYFKEHDIDEIIKKARDIRNCNYKESLDLYFKALKILKKLKDNNNNKIYKNILEFEIRPQELKNKSIKLNTHCIKHNDHNNKDQLGSNSTLSDEKNICINKQIASLYNEIGDLCCIHDFMDKSLYYYDKACSYNPSKIEYIYKKGVLYQQMNNTEKAIKTFKLILSNDESHIPTLFSLGNLYRYIDNNIALSYFEAILKKEPDNTEVLSLIASCYDNLGKINEAISYQNKAVQIDPDNFNHKKFAQRLIEMKSQN; this is encoded by the coding sequence atgggTGCATTCGGAAGTAAGAATTTGGAGTATTACAATTATGCTAGCATGAAATTGTTGGAAGTGGAAAATTACGAAAATGATGAGGAACTATATTTTAAGGAACATGATATAGATGAAATAATTAAGAAAGCACGAGACATAAGAAATTGTAATTATAAAGAATCTttagatttatattttaaagcattgaaaatattaaaaaagttaaaagataataataataataaaatatataaaaatattttagaaTTTGAAATAAGACCacaagaattaaaaaataaatctataaaattaaatacacattgtataaaacataatgatcataataataaggatCAATTAGGTTCTAATTCAACTTTAtctgatgaaaaaaatatttgtattaataaacaaatagcttcattatataatgaaattgGTGACCTTTGTTGTATTCATGATTTTATGGATAaatctttatattattatgataaggCTTGTTCTTATAACCCTTCAaaaattgaatatatatataaaaaaggagtATTATATCAACAAATGAATAATACTGAAAAAGCAATTAAGACATTTAAGCTTATCCTTTCAAACGATGAAAGTCATATCCCcactttattttctttaggaaatttatatagatatattgataataatattgctTTGTCATATTTTGAAGCAATACTTAAAAAAGAACCTGATAACACAGAAGTATTATCATTGATTGCTTCATGTTATGATAATTTgggaaaaataaatgaagctATTTCTTATCAAAATAAAGCGGTTCAAATAGATCCTGATAATTTTAATCATAAAAAGTTTGCTCAAAGGCTTATAGAAATGAAATCCCAGAATTGA